The nucleotide window GCCGGAGCCTGTTCGCCCCCGGAATGGCCGTGGTGATGCAGGTGATGGTTCATGCCCATGCCTTTGTGGAGTTGACTCGATTCTTGACCTTGCCATGGCGGCAAGGTCAAGCCCTTTTCCTGGTGGACGCATCCGGCCCGCACCGGCCCATGCCCGGATGGCTATCGCGCCAACGACTTGCGGTACTGGTCGTTGATTTCATCATGGCGGCGCCGTATCTCGGACGGCCATTGCGCCTTGATCCATGACAGCACGGCAACGATCTCGTCGTCGCTCAGCACGCCGCCGTAAATGGGCATGGCCGTGCGGTAGTCGGGCTGATTGATCAGCTTGGCCAGTCCCTGCTTGGTGATGGCGAACAACTGCTCGTCCGGGTGGTGCCAGGTGTGGCCGCTCGCGTCGTGCGGCGGCGCCGGCAGCAGGCCGTCGGGCCCGCGATCACGCCAGTGGGCCTGGCCCTCGCCCTTGGCGCCGTGGCAGGCCGCACACTGTTGCGCGTAGATGCGGGCGCCGACACGCAGGACCTGGGGATCATCGGGGCGCAGGCTGTGCAGCGGCGGCGTCGCCTGCCGGCCACCGGCGCGCAGGGAAAAGTAACCCGCCCCTGCGACCAACAGCAAGGCCAACAATCCTGCGGCCCCCAGGACCAGCGGTTTCAATGCCATAGCATGCACCCTGTTCTCGTTCTTGCGGCCACGTTCTGGTCATCGGATGCATCGCCCAAGGCTGTGCCTTGCCGCCTCACCGCGGAATACAGCGCGACACACGGTGCGCATGCTCCCGAGTCCCACCAGGATCCCCAGGGGCCATACGACGATCCCGTGTGCTCCATGGCCTCAGCTCCTGTCGGAGTTTTGTCCAGTGCCCTGGCCAGTGGCTCCGGAACCACCACCGTGCCCGCCATGACCACCATGGCCCTTGTGCATAAAAACATGCATCAGCGGGCAAACCAGCAGCAGGGCATAAGGCCACCATTGCTCCAGGTGGGCACGGTGTTCGGTCCATAGGAAGTACCCGACGACGGCGCCGAACACGAGCAGGCCAAGGGCATAGCGCGAGCGCCAGAACCCGCCGGTCTGCACACCCTGCGGATGAGATGCATGGTCATGGGTCATGATGGACTCCTCACTTTGCGGAGGGCTTGGAAGGAGTGGAGGCCGGCGGCATGGGCAGACGGTCCATCATCATCTGCATCATCGACTCCATCATGGCCATGCGCCTTTCCATCATCTGCGGGTCGTGCTGCATGCCAGCCATGCCGGCGGACGGGTTGCCCGATGCCATCTGCCCGCGCATCGACTCCATCATGCGCATGCCGTCTTGCATGGTCTTCATATGCTCGGCCATCAATGCCTGGCGCTCCTGGGGCGTCTTGGCTGCAGCCATCTTCTCGTGCATGGCGCGCATGTGTTGTTCCATCGCAGCCATCATGTCCGGGTTCATGGCCTGCGCTGGTGGTACTGCAGTCTGCGCCGAAGCGGCCGCGGGCGCGGTCGTTTCCGCTGGATGATGTTCCTTGTGCTCGTCGGAACCTTGCGCCAGCGCACCCATGGAGGCGGCGGCGACACAGAGACCGATCAGGGGATGGCGAATGTGAATCATGATGCTTCCTTCTTGCGGTGGAGGGGGCCCGGAATGCCGCGTCCGGTGGCATGGCGCGGTTGTGACTCTGCTCAGCGCGCGGGCTGGATGTCGGTGACGATCATCTTCCCGCCTTCCTGGATGACCATGAATTGCACCTTGTCGCCGGGCTTGAGGTTGGTGAGCTGCCCCTTGTCGCGGACGGTGAAGACCATGGTCATTCCGGGCATGTCCAGGTTCTTGATGTCCCCATGCTTGAGGGTGATCTTGCCGTTGTCCGAATCGACCTTCTTGACCTCGCCGTCGGTCATGGATGCGGGTGCGGTCGCCGCAGTCTGGCCTGAATTGGGACTGACCTGGGCATGGCCCGCCATCGGCAGGGCAACGCCCATGGCCAGGGCGGAAATGGTGAGCAGACGTTGGATGGTGTTCATGGTGACCTCTGGGTGAATGGATGGATCTATAGGCTGACCAGACCATGGCCGGGCCAGCTGTGGTGTGCGTTTCAGGCCATCATTTGCGGCCCACCTTGATGGCGCCCTTCATGCCAGCCTCATAGTGGCCAGGCATCAGGCAGGCGAAGTTCACGGCTCCCGCCTTGGTGAACTGCCAGACGATGTCGCCTTGCTTGCCCGGCCCCAAGGTGATCTTGCTGGGCTCGTCGTGCTCCATGTCGGGGAATTTCTTCATCTGTTCCAGGTGCTCCAGCAATTCCTTCTCGGTGCCCAGGCTGAGTTCGTGCTTGACCTGTCCTGTGTTCTTGACGATGAAGCGCACGGTCTCGCCTTGTTTGACCTGAATGTTCGACGGCGTGTACCGCATGTTGTCGCTCATTTCGATGGTGATGGTGCGGCTAGCCTTGGCGGCGATGCCGGGCTTGCCAATGGCCGTCTCGCCACCCTCATCATGGCCGTGACCACCTGCATGGTTGCCGCTGGCGAAGGCTGCCCCCGATGCGGCCAGCACAACCATGGCGAAGAGTTGAGAAATAGTGGATCGCGTGAATTTCATGGGTAGTTTCCAGTTGAATATTGAAGATTGCAGGGAAAACTCAATGCTCGCCATGCGAAGTGGGCTTGCGCACCTTGACTTCGGTCGGCGTTGCAGGCTTGCGAACGCGCGGCATGGACTGGCCGCCCTCTGCGCTGAAGCGCGCGGGCTCGGCCATCGGGCCGGTGTACTCATGCGCCACCGTGCCTGCCGGATGCTTGAACCAGCCGGGGTCTTTGTAGTCGCCGGGCTTCTGCTCCTTGCGCACTTTGAGCACGCTGAACATCCCGCCCATCTCCACCGATCCGAACGGTCCCTGGCCGGTCATCATGGGTATGGTGTTGTCAGGGATTGGCATTTCCATCTCGGACATGTCAGACATACCGCGTTCACCCATGACCATGTAGTCCGGAATGAGCTTGTTGACTTTCTTGGCAAGGCCGCTGTGATCCACGCCGATCATCGTCGGCACGTCGTGCCCCATGGCGTTCATGGTGTGGTGGCTCTTGTGGCAGTGGAAGGCCCAATCGCCCTCCTCATCGGCCACGAACTCGATCTGGCGCATCTGGCCCACCGCCACGTCGGTGGTCACCTCGGGCCAGCGTGCGCTTTTGGGCGTCGGGCCGCCATCGGTGCCCGTGACCACAAACTCGTGACCATGCAGGTGCATCGGGTGATTGGTCATGGTGAGGTTGCCCATGCGAATGCGCACCTTGTCGTTGAGACGCACGTTCAGAGAGTCGATGCCGGGAAAGACACGGCTGTTCCATGTCCACAGGTTGAAGTCCGTCATCTCCGCGACCTTGGGCGTTGCAGCCCCTGGCTCAATGTCATACGCACTGAGCAGGAAGCAGAAATCTCGTTGCGCCTCATCAATCAGGGGGTGCTTGGCTTTCGGGTGCGTGACCCAGAAGCCCATCATTCCCATGGCCATTTGCACCATCTCGTCGGCGTGCGGGTGGTACATGAAGGTGCCGGGGCGGCGCGCCACGAACTCGTAGACAAAGGTCTTGCCCGATGGAATGGCCGGCTGCGTCAGGCCCGTCACGCCATCCATGCCGTTGGGCAGCCGCTGGCCGTGCCAGTGGATGCTGGTGTGCTCGGGCAGCTTGTTGGTGACGAAGATGCGCACCCGGTCGCCCTCCACCACTTCGATGGTGGGGCCGGGGCTCTGGCCGTTGTAACCCCACAGGTGAGCCTTCATCCCTGGGGCCATTTCGCGCACCACCGGTTCGGCCACCAGGTGGAACTCCTTGACGCCCTGGTTCATGCGCCACGGCAGCGTCCAGCCATTGAGCGTGACCACCGGGTTGTACGGCCGTCCCGAATTGGGCATCAGTGGAGCCATGGTGTTCGGGCTGGACTGAATCACCGGCTCGGGCAAGGCCGCCATCGATACACGGCTCACCGCGCTGGCAGCCACTGCGCCGCCTGCAATACCGGCGAACTTGAAAAAATCTCTTCTGGATGTCATGGCAATCGTCTCTGCTCAATGGCCGGCATCGCCGCCGCTGGGCGCGCTGGAGGTGACGGATAAGCTGGTGTTGGTGGGGCGCCCGATCACGGAGGCCTGCAAGGCGGCATCGGCCAGCCAGAATTGCTGCTGCGCATTCAGGGCCGCAGTGACGGCACCGACCTGGTCGCGCGCATCGGCCAGCAGTTCGAACGCGCTGATCAGCATGCCGTTGTAGCGAAGCTGGTTCTCCTCCGCGATCACCTTGCGCACCGGAACCACTTCGTCGCGGTAATGCCGCGCCACGTCGTAGGCCGTCCGATAGGCCGAATAGCTTTCCCGCAGGCTGGATCCTGCAGCGCGGGCCGTGGCTTCGAGCTGGTTGGCGGCCGCCAGCGTACGGGCGTTCATCGCATCGCGTTGCATTCCGCCCCAGTCAAAGATGGGCAGGCGTACCGCGACTTCCCAGCCGCGCGCGGTAGAGCGGGTGCCCTCGGCATTGTCGAAGGTGGTATTGCGGCGCCCAGTGAGTTCGATATCGGTGAAGCTGGTCACCATGTTCAAGCCCTGGGCCTTGGCAGCGCCATCCAGCGCAGCCTGCGCCAGACGGATGTCCAGCCGCGCCTTGGTCGCCAGCGAGCCAACCGCCTGCGGATCCAGTGCTTGCTTGGGGAGATCGGGCAGACGTTCGGGAAGCTTCAGCGCTTGCGCTTGGCTTTCATCGAGCCCCAGCAAACGTACCAGTTCTTCCCGGCTGGCCGTGACCTGGTGCTGGGCCGTGCTCAGTCGGGTGGCGGCATCGGCATAAAAAGCCTGCTCGCGTGCGCGGGTAATGCGGTTGAAGTTGCCCACGCCCTGCATGCGCCGGGCCAATTCGGCGCCCGCTTCGGCGCTGTCATAGACCTGCTTGGCATACTGGAACTCCTGCTGTGCGGCCACGGCCCGTACCCAGGCCTGGCGCACCCCAGTGACCTGGTCCACCACGTTGCCGGTCAGGCGCAATTGAGATTGCTCGATACGCCGGGTGGCGACACCGTACCGGGTCGGCAGGGTCAGTAGATCCAACAGGCCAAAGGAGAGCGCACGCCCCAAGTCCAGCTCAGTGCCGGCCGTCATGCGCTCAAAACTGAAGATGGGGTTGGCAATCCGCCCCACCTGCGCGGCATCGGCAGACTCCGCCCAGCCTTGCGCCAGCAGGGCCTGCAAAGACGGGCTGTTAACCAAAGCTAACTGAACGGTTTCTTTCTGACCCAGAGGCTGCGCAAGCAAGGCTTGAGCGGCCTGTGCTCGCTGGTCGCTTTCCTCCTGGGTACGAGCCAAGGCGAGTTTGCCTTCGGTAAAGCTGCCCGCTTCGACGTTGACACGATTGATGTTCTGATCCAGGCTGACGCTGGCACAGCCGGTCAGCACCGCCAGTCCGAGTGCAGACAGGGCCCATTTGGCGTGAGTTGCACGCAAACGCATCATGGCTTGTCTCCCCCATGATGGCCCGCATGCGGATCGCTGCCGGGAGCAACGTCCTTGGCGGATGCGGGCTCGCCCGTCTTGATTTCCTTGGCATAGGCGCGCCAGCCGCCGATTTGCCCAACCCGATCATTCGCCTCGCGCCAGGATTGCACCTGTTGATCCGTATAGGCTTGGTAGGCACCGATGGCGGACGAATACTGCAGCTTCGTCAATGGTGCAGGCTTGGGGGCCTCGGTATCTGCTGGAGCTTGCGCAAAAGCTGCCCCCGCGAACAACGCCAGGGTCCAAGGCAACAGAGCCCTGAAAGGCGGCAGGTGATTGGAAGTGGCCATGGTCTCCTCTAGAAAAATCTTTGATCTCACGATGGGGAGATTCTGGAGAGGCCAGCCTTTCATCCGGATGTTCTGAACATTACATTGTTGTTATCTTCATGTCAGGACGCCTCAAACTCGGCAAACTCTCGCCAAGGCATTGAACGGAGCGCACACGTGAAAATATTGATCGTTGAAGACGAGCCCAAGACGGGTGAATACCTACGTCAAGGGTTAACTGAGGCTGGATACATTTCCGACCTTGTGCCCAATGGCGCAGATGGGCTGCATTTGGCCTTGCAGGGCGAATATGACTTGGTGATCCTGGACGTCATGCTGCCCGGGCTGAACGGCTGGCAGGTGTTGCAATCGCTGCGCGAGCGCGGCCTGCAAATGCCAGTGCTGTTCCTGACCGCACGCGATCAAGTGGAGGATCGTGTCAAAGGACTGGAACTCGGGGCCGATGACTACCTTGTCAAGCCATTCTCCTTTGCAGAATTGCTGGCGAGGGTTCGGATCATTCTGCGGCGCGGCCACGCAGGCAACGAGAGCACCGTGCTGCGAGTGGCCGACCTGGAACTGGATTTGCTGCGCCGCCGGGTATCCCGAAACGGCAGGCGTGTCGATCTGACGGCCAAGGAATTCGGCCTGCTGGAACTGCTAATGCGCCGGCACGGCGAGGTGCTGCCGCGTTCCCTGATCGCTTCACAGGTGTGGGACATGAACTTCGACAGCGACACCAACGTCATCGAGGTGGCGATGCGCCGCCTGCGCGTGAAGATCGACGAGGGCCACGCGGTCAAGCTGATCCAGACCGTGCGCGGCATGGGCTACGTGCTCGACGTTCCGCAGGAGGAGTAGGTGTTGTTTCGGGTTCGTTGGGGTCAGTTGCCGCTGACGCATCGCCTGACCCTGCTCTTCACCGCGGTGGCGGCCTCGGTGGTGCTGGGGCTGGGCGCTTTGTTTCTGGTGGAGACTGAGCGGCATTTCGTCGAGCTTGATCGGATGGCGCTGCAAGACAAGCAACACCTGATCGAGGAAATTCTGCGTAATGCCATCTCGGCCGACGATGCTCGCCGACGATTGGGTGAGGCGCTGAGCTATCACCATGACCTCTACGCCCAGGTTCAGGAGGGACAAGGAGCGGTGGTCTTTCAATCCCAAGGGTTCATCCCCGCCATGCGCGGCGATAAGCCCCTGCGCGCCGGTGAAAACAAAGTGTTTGGGGTGTGGCGGCACGGTGATGCCCGGTTCCATACACTGGTCTTCAAGGCCTACCCTGCCTACTCCAGCACTCCCCTGATGGTCTGGATCGCTGCGGATACGGATCACCACACGCAGTTTCTCGACGGCCTGCGGCGCAGCTTGGCCCTTTATGTGCTCGTCGCCATCGCCATCTGCGGCCTGCTCTCGTGGCTCGCCGCGCGCCAAGGGCTGGCGCCGTTGCGCGACATGAAGTCACGGGCCGCCAAGGTGACGGGCCAGAAGCTCGGCGAGCGCATGCCCGTGCAGGCCGTGCCGGTGGAAATGGCCGACCTGGCGCAGGAGCTGAACCGCATGCTGGATCGGCTGCAGGAGGACTTCCAGCGCCTGACCGATTTCGCGTCAGACCTCGCGCACGAGCTGCGCACGCCCATTAGCAATCTGCTGACGCAGACACAGGTGGCGCTGGCGACCAAGCGCGATGCCGCAACGTACCGCGACATCCTGGCATCGAACGCCGAAGAATTCGAGCGGCTGGCGCGCATGGTGTCCGACATGCTGTTCCTGGCCAAGACCGAGCGCGGCGTGGATCTGCCGCACAAGGAGCGGTTTTCCGCCCGCCAGGACGCACTGGCGCTGCTGGAGTTCTACGAGGCCGTGGCCGAGGAAAAGCGCATCCGGCTCCAGTTGGAAGGCGACGGCGAGGTCGAAGGCGATCGCCTGATGTTCCGCCGTGCAGTGAGCAACCTGCTGTCCAATGCCCTGCGCTACACGCCCGAGGCCGGCGTCATCACCATCCGTATCACCAACACGGCACAAGCCACGACCGTGGCCGTGGAAAACACCGGCGCCGACATCGATGCCAAGACCCTGCCCCGGTTGTTCGACCGCTTCTACCGCGCCGATGCTTCCAGGGCCCATCCGGACTCCGACGGCTCCGGGCTGGGCCTAGCCATCACGCGTGCCATCGCCGAGGCCCACGGCGGCCGCGTCACGGCGACGTCGGGCCAGGGGCGAACCTGCTTCGCCCTGGTGTTTCCTCATCGCGCTGCGACGCGATGAAGCTGACAACAATCTCATCGGGCTGTCCAGATTCTGTTGGGGTGCGCTCCCTACGATGAACACATCTCCTCAACGCCTGACCAAGGCATGAGAGATGCAAGTTTCATCCACGTTCCTTAAGAGCTTCAATCATGATCCAACAACGCCTCTCCCTTTCTTCCATGATCGCAGCCGCAACCGCAGTGGTTGCTCTGGGCCTTCCAGGGATGGCTTCGGCAGCATATGAGCATCCTGTCAACAATGAAAAGGGCGTAATCGTTCACCCGGAACACTTCAAGAGCGAAAAAACCCGTGCCCAAGTCAAAGCGGAAGCCGAGGCTGCCATGCGGCAAGGCCGTCTTTCCTACGGCGAGAGCAACTACCCGATCCGCACGCCCGATGCAGGTCCTGGCAAAACGCGTGAACAAGTGATCAACGAAATGCTGAACGAGTCACCTGCAGAACGCGACGCGCGTCAGCGTCTCTACTACCCGGGTTGATCTCCCTCAGTTGGGATTGCAGCGGATCATGTTGAATCCCTTCTGTGAGATCGCTGGCGTCGGCCTGACTGATAGAACCAAACAGTTCATTCCCAAACGCTTGCAGGCCAATGCTCCTCGGCTCTCGGTAAAAGTGTCGGCTCCGCGCGTGCCTAATCTGATCGGTTAGATTGCCTCGATTGTCCGGGCAAGATGTCAGTTGGGCGCGGCGGGGAGTATTTCAGCAACCACCAAGGGTCGTGCGGCGTTTATAGGTCACCTCGATTTCATCAATTCAGGCAGACACATGCGTGCCGCGATCCCACTTTTCGCCGATACAACTATACCCTCCGAAAAATCCAACCCTCATTGGTATCCAGCGTCTGACGCAACAACCTTGCCTTGATGCATCACAGCAGCAAACAAGCAGGCCACGCCAAATGAGATAGCAACGTCAGCCAAATTGAAAGCCGGCCAATGCGCTCCCCGCCAATGGAAGTCTAGGAAGTCGACTACAGCCCCTCGCAACAGTCGGTCCACTGCATTACCCAACGCCCCACCCAAGATCAGGCAGTAACCAACGCCTTCCCATTTCGAAACTCCCTGATGCAACAGGCGGATCAGCCAGAGCAAGACTCCCAGCGCAAGCGCGGCAAAACCGAAGCGTGCCCAGTCGCCTGCACCAGCCAGCAGGCTGAAAGCTGCACCGTTGTTCCTGAAATGGGCGAGATTGAAGAAGGAGGTTACAGCGACTTGGTCGCCATAACTGAAAAGGAGCGAGACGACGGCCTTTGCGAATTGATCGCCAAGTAACACTGCGGCAGCCAAGCCATACCAGATGCCGGCCGCTCGCAGATCCGTCAACCTCCCCGCAACCGGCAGCATCGTCAGCAGCGAGCCAGCCAACACCAGGCTACCGGAGGCAATCCCCCAGCCGGCCAGCACATCAGAGGGAAAGTGCATGCCTGCTGCAATGCGCGACCAGCCAACCAGAACGACATAAGCAACTAATGCCATCCGCTGTCGAACACCGGCCAGCGGCCACAGCGCCCCGGCAACGAGTGCGGCGTAGGTGGAATGACCGCTCGGTAGGCTGTAGTGCTCCTCCAGCGTGCCAAGGACGTGATCCAACTGGCTAAATACCGCAGCCGGTCGCGGAAAATCGAGCCAGAGCTTCAAGATGGAAGTGATCGCAAATGCGATGCCGAAGCTGATCACGAATTGAAGAAGCTGCCGCCGAATCGCCAAGGCGCGCCCCGTCACCGCCGTTGATCTTGACCATGCCCACAGTGTGAGCAGGATCAAAGGCGCAGTCCAGTAGTTGCCCAGGACGTTGCTGAAAAGCCAGGCCAGTGGCATCAAAATCGGCGGCGTGGCCTCGTTGATGAACTGAAACAAGGCGCCATTCAAGCCACCCCAATCGTAGAAAACCGACTTCCAGCTCATCGGCGCAGGAGCCTCAAACCGTTGCCGACCACCAGTAAACTGGCCCCCATGTCGGCAAACACCGCCATCCACATCGTCGCGCTGCCGAATACGGCCAACACCAGGAACACAGCCTTGATACCCAAGGCCAGCGCAATGTTCTGCCACAGCACCGCATGGGTCTTGCGCGAGAGGCGAATGGTGCTCGCCAGACGCCGCAGATCGTCATTCATGATGATGACATCGGCAGCCTCCATGGCGATGTCGGTGCCAGCGCCGCCCATCGCAAATCCGATGTCGGCCTGCGCCAATGACGGCGCGTCATTGATGCCGTCGCCCACCATGGCGGTCATGCCATGCGCGCGCTGCAATTCGCCGATGGCGGCTTGTTTGTCCTGTGGCAGCAGGTCGCCTCGGGCGTCGGCAATACCGGCCTGAGCGGCGATGGCACTCGCCGTTGCAGGGTTGTCGCCGGTCAACATGACGGTCTTGACGCCCATCGCGTTGAGTTCAGCAACCGCTTGGGTTGAAGAGTCCTTCAAGGTATCCGCCACGGCGAACAATGCCAGCACCCGATCTTCGGCGGCGAGCAGCGTGATCGTGCGACCGAGAGCCTCATGCTCTGCCAGTTTGGCTTCGAGCTCGGCGCTGCACAGGCCCTGGTCATGAATTAGGCGGTGGTTGCCCAGCACGAAACGCTGGCCTTGCAGGCTGCCTTGCACGCCTTTGCCGACCAAGGCCTCGAAGGCTTCCACATCCAGCCGCTCGCCAGCCAGCGATTCCGCTATGGCTTTCGATACCGGATGGTCGGAGCGTGCTGCCAAGCTTGCGCCGACTACCGCAGGGTCGAGATCCCCGGCGGACCAAGGCAGGGCTTCCCAGTGCACCAGACGCGGCTTGCCTTGCGTGATCGTGCCGGTCTTGTCCAGCGCCACGGCCTTGATCTGCCGGGCTTGCTCCAGATAGATGCCGCCCTTGATCAAGATGCCTTTGCGCACGGCGGCGGCAAGCCCACTGACCACCGTGACCGGCGTCGAAATCACCAAGGCGCACGGGCAGGCAATGACCAGCAGCACCAGGGCCTTGTAAACCGCCTGCATCCAGGTCAGATCGGCCAGCAAAGGCATCAGCACCGCCACGGCCAACGCAATCCCGAACACGGCCGGCGTATAAATTGCCGCGAAACGGTCGACAAAGCGCTGCGTTGGGGCTCGGGTCCCTTGAGCCTGCTCCACCGCGTGGATGATGCGAGCCAGCGTAGAGTCGTTCGCTGCGGCGGTCACGCGGATCTCCAACGCACCAGTCTGGTTGATGGTGCCAGCGAACACCGAGTCACCCACGGCCTTGTCAACGGGAATGCTCTCGCCAGTGACGCTGGCTTGGTCCACGGCACTGTTGCCTGATGTCACCAAGCCATCCAGGGGCACCCGCTCGCCCGGTTTGATGCGTACGGTGGCGTCGATCGCAATCGACTTCGAGGCCTGGGCCTGCCAACTGCCGTCGGGCTGCTTCACCTCGGCTTCAGCCGGTGCAAGCGCCATCAGGCCCTTGATGGCGTTACGTGCCCGATCCACCGCACGCGCTTCGATCAACTCCGCGATGGCATAAAGCGCCATCACCATGGCGGCTTCCGGCCACTGCCCGATGACGAAGGCACCGGTGACAGCCACGGTCATCAGCGCGTTGATGTTGAGCCGGCCCTGGCGCAACGCCTTGAGGCCCTTCGTGTAAGTGTCCAACCCCGCCAGCCAGATGGCGACCGCAGCGACGGCCATGCCGGCCAGTTTCCAGATCAGTAGGTCCGGCGCGAAGAAAGACACAGTTTCCGCTGCGATGGCCATTCCCAGCGCTGCGCCCATCCGCCCAATGCCTGCTTCGAATCCATGGTCGTGGTCATGAGCGCCTTCGCTTGCATCCTGGTGCTCAGCCGTCGAGGTCAAAGGCTTGGGATCGAAACCGGCCTTCCGGATCGCTTCCAGCGCTTGAGGCAAGTCTTTCGGATCGGCGTCGATAGTCAGGGTGCGAGCGCCAAGTTGGAAGCTCAGGCTGCGGATGCCCCCCAAGGGCTCAAGGGCCCGGCGGATCTCACCCTCCTCGGAGGCACAGTCCATGGTCGCGATCCGAAAAGTCGTAACCCCAGCCGCTTGCGCCGCAGGAGGTGTCGGTGCCGCGACGGCGACATCGTCAGCGCAATGCGAACAGGCGGATCCGCCGCACGATGCGATTTCAGGTGTGGGCTTGGCATTAGGTTTCATGGAGGATATTTGAAACCCTGCACCTGCTTCAGAGTCAAGCCCCTACAATGAAATTATTGCTCTCGGTCCACCCACGGAGGTTGTCATGAAGATTGGTCAGTTGTCGGAAGTCGCGCGTACGCAGGTCGAGACAATCCGTTTCTACGAGCGCGAAGGACTCTTGGCAGAGCCGAAGCGCACGGCGGGGAACTACCGCATCTACGATCAGACGCATCTGGATCGTCTCTTGTTCATTCGCCATTGCCGTGCCTTGGACATGACGCTGGACGAGATCCGGGTGCTGCTGCGT belongs to Melaminivora suipulveris and includes:
- a CDS encoding heavy metal translocating P-type ATPase produces the protein MKPNAKPTPEIASCGGSACSHCADDVAVAAPTPPAAQAAGVTTFRIATMDCASEEGEIRRALEPLGGIRSLSFQLGARTLTIDADPKDLPQALEAIRKAGFDPKPLTSTAEHQDASEGAHDHDHGFEAGIGRMGAALGMAIAAETVSFFAPDLLIWKLAGMAVAAVAIWLAGLDTYTKGLKALRQGRLNINALMTVAVTGAFVIGQWPEAAMVMALYAIAELIEARAVDRARNAIKGLMALAPAEAEVKQPDGSWQAQASKSIAIDATVRIKPGERVPLDGLVTSGNSAVDQASVTGESIPVDKAVGDSVFAGTINQTGALEIRVTAAANDSTLARIIHAVEQAQGTRAPTQRFVDRFAAIYTPAVFGIALAVAVLMPLLADLTWMQAVYKALVLLVIACPCALVISTPVTVVSGLAAAVRKGILIKGGIYLEQARQIKAVALDKTGTITQGKPRLVHWEALPWSAGDLDPAVVGASLAARSDHPVSKAIAESLAGERLDVEAFEALVGKGVQGSLQGQRFVLGNHRLIHDQGLCSAELEAKLAEHEALGRTITLLAAEDRVLALFAVADTLKDSSTQAVAELNAMGVKTVMLTGDNPATASAIAAQAGIADARGDLLPQDKQAAIGELQRAHGMTAMVGDGINDAPSLAQADIGFAMGGAGTDIAMEAADVIIMNDDLRRLASTIRLSRKTHAVLWQNIALALGIKAVFLVLAVFGSATMWMAVFADMGASLLVVGNGLRLLRR